One stretch of Dehalobacter sp. DNA includes these proteins:
- a CDS encoding GlsB/YeaQ/YmgE family stress response membrane protein translates to MSVIGWIILGGLAGWIASMITGRDAKMGVGMNIVVGIVGAFIGGWIVNIFGGIGINGFNVWSFLVALLGAVILLSIVNALTGRKHSHNQYQS, encoded by the coding sequence TTGAGTGTTATCGGCTGGATTATTTTAGGCGGCCTTGCGGGGTGGATTGCCAGCATGATTACAGGCCGTGATGCCAAAATGGGCGTTGGAATGAATATTGTTGTCGGGATCGTCGGGGCGTTCATCGGCGGATGGATCGTCAACATTTTCGGAGGAATAGGGATCAATGGATTTAATGTCTGGAGTTTCTTGGTTGCTCTCCTCGGTGCGGTGATCCTGTTGTCCATCGTCAATGCCTTAACGGGCAGGAAACATTCTCACAATCAATATCAGTCGTAA
- a CDS encoding YegS/Rv2252/BmrU family lipid kinase, which produces MRILLIYNPLAGNGSFNNHLDSIIEAVQDKGYYLVPYRISTTEALEKMVSSADINSFNRIWIAGGDGTIHQVINVLFCYDCQIPVGIYPVGTANDFARYFHFPERVNEMTEILLQDHFTVCDIGVANGRYFLNVASLGFLIDVSQKTPKRIKQSFGALAYYLKGVEEFANMKPVKVSIRSREANRDDEVYFILIMNGKSAGGFKRIAPLASISDGLLDVYIFKPCPVLELIPLVIKVANGEHAESPYVDYFQTAELTINCRESIGTDLDGEKGFDFPLRVTVEPAKLKVITRENQEEGYLDKTGFGFLI; this is translated from the coding sequence ATGCGAATATTATTAATCTATAATCCGCTTGCCGGGAACGGCAGCTTTAATAATCACTTGGACAGCATTATTGAAGCTGTCCAAGATAAAGGCTATTATTTGGTCCCTTACAGGATCAGCACTACGGAAGCCCTGGAAAAAATGGTCTCCTCAGCGGACATCAACAGTTTCAACAGGATCTGGATTGCCGGGGGCGACGGGACGATCCACCAGGTCATCAATGTTCTTTTTTGTTATGATTGCCAGATCCCGGTTGGAATATATCCGGTAGGAACTGCCAATGACTTTGCCCGTTATTTTCATTTTCCGGAGCGGGTCAATGAAATGACGGAGATTCTGCTTCAGGATCATTTTACAGTATGCGATATCGGGGTCGCCAATGGCCGCTATTTTTTAAATGTGGCCAGCCTGGGTTTTCTGATCGATGTCAGCCAAAAAACTCCCAAAAGAATCAAACAAAGTTTTGGGGCTCTCGCCTATTATTTAAAGGGTGTTGAAGAATTCGCCAATATGAAGCCGGTGAAAGTTAGTATTCGGAGCCGGGAAGCCAACCGCGACGATGAAGTGTATTTCATCTTGATTATGAATGGCAAATCGGCGGGTGGTTTTAAGAGGATAGCGCCGTTGGCTTCTATTAGCGATGGTCTGCTTGATGTGTATATTTTTAAACCATGTCCAGTTCTCGAACTGATCCCGCTGGTTATCAAAGTGGCGAACGGTGAACATGCGGAGAGCCCATATGTAGACTACTTCCAGACGGCAGAGCTGACAATCAACTGTCGGGAATCGATTGGTACGGATTTAGACGGAGAAAAAGGGTTTGATTTTCCGTTAAGAGTCACTGTTGAGCCCGCCAAACTTAAAGTCATTACCAGAGAGAATCAAGAGGAAGGCTATCTGGATAAAACCGGTTTTGGCTTCTTAATTTAG
- the hpt gene encoding hypoxanthine phosphoribosyltransferase — MNSNAVGKIIFTAEEIQRKVAETGRIIDTDYQGKELVVISVLKGSFYFLADLTRHLTVPLSIDFLSIRAFPDETNKTGIVRFAKDLDLSITGKHVLLVEDVVGTGLTLAYICQHLEAAKPASLKICTLLDNPSERLLTINIDYCCFLMPDQFVVGYGLDYQEKYRNLPYIAAYKREK; from the coding sequence ATGAATTCAAATGCTGTTGGGAAGATCATTTTCACTGCAGAGGAGATTCAACGGAAAGTCGCCGAAACCGGGCGAATCATCGATACCGACTATCAGGGCAAGGAGCTGGTTGTGATCAGCGTCCTAAAAGGATCGTTTTACTTTTTGGCTGACCTGACCCGGCACCTGACGGTACCCTTAAGCATTGATTTTCTGTCGATCAGGGCCTTCCCTGATGAAACGAATAAAACTGGCATTGTAAGATTTGCGAAAGATCTTGACCTTTCGATCACCGGCAAACATGTTCTTTTAGTAGAAGATGTGGTCGGAACCGGACTTACGCTTGCTTATATCTGCCAACACCTCGAAGCTGCGAAGCCGGCTAGTCTAAAAATATGCACCCTGCTGGACAATCCCTCGGAAAGGCTCCTCACCATTAACATCGATTATTGCTGTTTTCTTATGCCGGACCAATTTGTAGTCGGATATGGCCTTGATTACCAGGAAAAGTACCGAAACCTTCCGTATATCGCAGCCTACAAGCGCGAAAAATAA
- a CDS encoding cytidylate kinase family protein, with the protein MTDLVFLTISRQTGSLGKEISGLLAKKLDLPLITHDFVVNQWLPEIADKHELHMLKESPGFYLNLSSQGLTFAEHIESRLKGYISEQPAIIFGLGAQVIFSRHPEAIHVRIIASDEVRTGRVMHNLRLDRSNAERFLELTDRKHKRYISTIYHRDWSDPSLYGITLNTDFIGIEEGAAFLEYYARNKQLYSPAAECPSQDGKKPIIFKHPSEEEFAGILDMYHLDWEYEPRTFPIQWDEEGNVTMAFSPDFYLPRFNTFIELTTMNQKYASEKKKKVELLKRLYPGTNINIVFKNDFYSLLERFGIKKGSAQ; encoded by the coding sequence GTGACTGATTTGGTATTTCTTACGATTTCCAGACAAACAGGAAGCCTGGGGAAAGAAATATCTGGGCTCCTCGCCAAGAAATTGGATCTGCCTCTGATTACACACGATTTTGTTGTGAACCAATGGCTGCCGGAGATTGCCGACAAGCATGAGCTACATATGCTGAAAGAAAGCCCTGGCTTTTATTTGAATCTGTCCTCTCAAGGCCTTACCTTTGCCGAGCATATTGAAAGCAGATTAAAAGGTTATATTTCTGAACAGCCTGCTATCATCTTCGGTCTCGGCGCTCAGGTTATTTTCTCCCGCCATCCTGAAGCGATCCATGTCAGAATCATAGCTTCAGATGAAGTTCGAACCGGCCGGGTCATGCATAATCTCCGTCTGGACCGCTCCAATGCCGAAAGATTCCTGGAGCTGACCGACCGCAAACACAAACGGTATATTTCCACCATTTATCATAGAGACTGGTCTGATCCTTCTCTTTACGGCATTACGCTGAACACAGATTTTATTGGCATCGAAGAAGGCGCTGCCTTTCTGGAGTACTATGCCAGAAATAAGCAGCTTTACTCCCCTGCGGCTGAATGTCCTTCTCAGGACGGTAAAAAACCGATTATTTTCAAGCATCCATCCGAAGAGGAATTTGCCGGAATCCTGGATATGTACCACCTTGACTGGGAGTACGAGCCCCGTACGTTCCCGATTCAATGGGATGAAGAGGGCAATGTTACCATGGCGTTTTCACCTGATTTTTACCTGCCCAGATTTAATACGTTCATTGAACTGACCACGATGAACCAAAAATATGCTTCAGAAAAAAAGAAAAAGGTTGAGCTGCTCAAACGGCTCTATCCCGGCACCAACATCAACATTGTCTTTAAAAATGATTTTTATTCCCTTTTGGAGAGATTCGGCATTAAGAAAGGATCTGCACAATGA
- the lgt gene encoding prolipoprotein diacylglyceryl transferase, with protein sequence MNPIAFEIGPFSVHWYGILIALAFCAGLILANYHTNYRRLDPDKLFNLLIVMIPAALIGARLYYVLFNLHYYIACPAEIVAVWHGGLAIHGGIIGGFLAVLVVTRRDPDLKFWSVADVIAPSLVIGQAIGRWGNFLNQEAHGGPVSESFISKFPHFIQQGMYIDGQYYHPTFLYESLWDTLIFLFLFWLIRKKSTPDGIIFLLYLLLYSAGRFIIESLRTDSLMLGPFKIAQVISIAAILLSAVLLFVKLRKKKPV encoded by the coding sequence TTGAACCCTATTGCATTTGAAATTGGTCCCTTTTCTGTTCATTGGTATGGTATACTGATCGCTCTGGCGTTTTGCGCCGGACTCATTCTCGCGAACTATCATACGAACTATCGCAGGCTGGACCCGGACAAACTTTTTAATCTGCTGATTGTTATGATTCCCGCTGCTCTGATCGGTGCCAGACTATATTATGTCCTGTTCAATTTGCATTATTACATCGCTTGTCCGGCGGAAATCGTGGCTGTCTGGCATGGCGGATTAGCCATTCACGGCGGAATTATCGGCGGTTTTCTGGCGGTCTTAGTGGTTACCCGCAGAGATCCGGATTTAAAATTTTGGTCTGTGGCCGATGTTATCGCGCCAAGTCTGGTTATCGGCCAGGCGATTGGCAGATGGGGCAACTTTCTTAATCAGGAAGCACATGGCGGCCCGGTTAGTGAATCCTTTATCAGTAAATTTCCGCATTTTATTCAGCAGGGCATGTATATTGACGGCCAATATTACCACCCGACTTTTTTATATGAGTCTTTATGGGACACTTTGATCTTTTTGTTCTTGTTCTGGCTGATCAGGAAGAAATCAACACCTGACGGCATCATTTTCTTGCTTTATTTATTGCTGTACTCGGCAGGCCGTTTTATTATTGAGAGTCTCAGAACCGACAGTCTGATGCTTGGTCCATTTAAAATAGCCCAAGTCATCAGTATTGCAGCAATTTTGCTTTCGGCCGTTCTTCTCTTTGTAAAACTTAGGAAAAAGAAACCAGTTTAG
- a CDS encoding GGDEF domain-containing protein gives MQVFLRIDINLVALVLLGVVFLIAYQSLDRQDRINKKFLTTSLVIMLELVFETLTCMINRRPELWLIPVSELMHICLFITAPLLTYSWYKFNYSWTEPDSTIFKTREILYFIPIVINTVLTVLSPIYGFIFDIDSANVYHRGSLFLVSAVITYFYLLVSLIQILKRKGKIIKQEWIPMIGFGILPIIGGILQSLFYGVLLMWSCTAFSLVIIYYFLQQRMAHLDNLTGVWTRGSFDYYISRRIHHKADNKFGLIYADLDGLKQINDQYGHSEGDKAIQTAVGLIRSVLRKTDIIARMGGDEFAVIMECDSKEALEKTIERINVSFEAYNKTSGKRYRLEGSFGTDIFDMKYASIEQFLNHVDNLMYSQKKNKKADLG, from the coding sequence ATGCAGGTATTTTTACGGATTGATATTAATCTTGTTGCCCTGGTGTTGTTGGGGGTAGTATTTTTGATTGCTTACCAGAGTCTTGACCGGCAGGATCGTATCAATAAAAAATTTCTGACCACGTCTTTAGTCATTATGCTGGAGCTTGTTTTTGAAACGCTGACCTGTATGATCAACAGACGCCCTGAGTTATGGTTGATCCCGGTGTCGGAGCTGATGCATATATGTTTGTTTATTACGGCACCGCTGTTAACCTATTCATGGTACAAATTTAATTATAGCTGGACTGAACCAGATAGTACGATTTTTAAAACCAGGGAAATCCTGTATTTCATTCCGATTGTCATCAATACGGTACTGACCGTTTTATCGCCCATTTACGGTTTTATCTTCGATATAGACAGTGCGAATGTCTACCACCGGGGATCACTTTTTCTTGTTTCAGCCGTTATTACCTATTTCTATCTGCTGGTCAGCCTGATACAGATCCTTAAAAGAAAAGGGAAAATCATTAAGCAGGAATGGATTCCTATGATCGGTTTTGGAATATTGCCGATTATCGGAGGGATCCTTCAGTCGTTGTTTTATGGTGTGCTTCTGATGTGGAGCTGTACGGCATTTTCCCTCGTGATTATTTATTATTTTCTGCAGCAAAGAATGGCTCATCTGGATAACTTGACCGGCGTATGGACGAGAGGATCTTTTGACTATTACATTTCCAGAAGGATCCACCATAAGGCCGATAACAAATTTGGGCTTATTTATGCTGACCTTGACGGACTGAAACAAATTAATGACCAATATGGGCATTCCGAAGGGGACAAAGCGATCCAGACTGCTGTTGGGCTAATAAGAAGTGTCCTAAGAAAAACAGACATTATTGCCAGGATGGGTGGCGATGAATTTGCGGTAATTATGGAATGTGACAGCAAAGAAGCTCTGGAGAAAACAATTGAGAGAATCAATGTGTCTTTTGAAGCGTATAATAAAACTTCCGGAAAGCGTTACAGGCTGGAAGGAAGTTTTGGGACTGACATCTTCGATATGAAATATGCCAGCATTGAGCAATTTCTGAACCATGTTGACAATCTGATGTACAGCCAAAAAAAGAATAAAAAAGCGGATTTGGGATGA